Proteins encoded in a region of the Bernardetia sp. genome:
- a CDS encoding carboxymuconolactone decarboxylase family protein codes for MKQPLVHPKSSEGDAQLQELIEFYEETLGFCPNSVKTMHIRPRIAYAFIEMNKAVMENKGRVTSALKRLIGYISSHAAGCRYCQAHTIRAAERYGAEQTQLENIWSYRTHEAFSEAERAALDFALASSQIPNAVDDELAERLRKYWDEGEIVEMLGVIALFGYLNRWNDSMGTEMESPAVDSGKQYLTSDGWTVGKHSY; via the coding sequence ATGAAACAACCTCTCGTACATCCAAAATCATCCGAAGGAGACGCACAGCTTCAAGAACTCATCGAATTTTATGAAGAAACGCTAGGCTTTTGTCCAAACAGTGTCAAAACAATGCACATCAGACCACGCATTGCTTATGCTTTTATCGAAATGAATAAAGCTGTAATGGAAAACAAAGGCAGAGTAACGAGCGCATTAAAAAGACTTATTGGTTATATCAGTAGCCACGCAGCAGGTTGTCGTTATTGTCAAGCTCATACTATTCGTGCTGCCGAAAGATATGGAGCAGAACAAACTCAACTAGAAAATATTTGGAGTTATAGAACTCACGAGGCTTTTTCAGAAGCAGAAAGGGCTGCCTTAGATTTTGCTTTGGCTAGTTCACAGATTCCAAATGCTGTGGATGATGAATTAGCTGAAAGATTGAGAAAATATTGGGATGAAGGAGAAATTGTAGAAATGTTGGGGGTAATTGCTCTTTTTGGCTACCTCAATCGTTGGAATGATTCTATGGGAACAGAAATGGAAAGTCCAGCAGTAGATTCAGGTAAACAATATTTGACTTCTGATGGATGGACAGTTGGAAAACACAGTTATTAA
- a CDS encoding tetratricopeptide repeat protein, which translates to MKNDIPFTPSYTIKKIVTLLLILIFSISFSDLYAQRKGKKDKGKDKENSSEIIQKEPINGDVSNSLLAEQAFFEGMREFIKEEYKRAIPYFEEALKYEPNNPTAYYQISLCYYKTNNLQEALMYAMEAEKMEDKNFYFLSHLATIQMDMRMLDAAERTYKQILSKIGGDEITYLNLAALYIEMSEYKKAIQTYDRMEKELGLNQNVIRQKQILYLQMEDEEAAVKEGEKLILEFPNVVEFRLAQAELLLSQKKYADAERLLTEIKLGEDDFPAKAHLLLAQIYHQQEKLEQEAQSLKKAFESSEMEIEPKLSLLMGLYQSANPNTEKGKNTVLMSIDLAKTLTKVHSQTSSSFGILGDLLLQQKEYKQAFEAYKEALKIEPNNYSLWERTTQLALESKNYEYAISTSEDALEYFPNQPNLWFLNGIAYMSSSKNEEAITSLEQGKRMVFNNPELLSQFESQLGDIHYKNKSYQKADAAYERALKQNPNNAHALNNYSYYLSLREEKMDVATQLGERLVKLYPNNPTYLDTYGWILYVNKDYKEAEKYLALAAQTTKSATIFEHYGDVLFKLGKKEDAILQWKKAYALDATNDELKEKITKEEER; encoded by the coding sequence ATGAAAAATGATATTCCATTTACCCCTTCCTACACTATAAAGAAAATAGTAACCTTACTACTTATACTTATTTTTTCTATTTCATTTTCAGACCTTTATGCACAGCGAAAAGGCAAAAAAGACAAAGGAAAAGACAAAGAAAATTCGTCAGAAATTATTCAAAAAGAACCTATTAACGGAGATGTAAGTAACTCATTATTGGCAGAACAAGCATTTTTTGAGGGAATGAGAGAGTTTATAAAAGAAGAGTACAAGCGAGCTATTCCATATTTTGAAGAAGCCCTGAAATATGAACCCAATAATCCTACAGCATACTATCAGATTTCACTTTGTTATTACAAAACAAATAACCTACAAGAAGCTCTAATGTATGCAATGGAAGCTGAAAAGATGGAAGACAAAAATTTTTATTTCCTTTCCCATTTGGCAACTATTCAAATGGATATGAGAATGCTAGATGCTGCTGAAAGAACCTACAAACAGATTTTGTCTAAGATAGGAGGCGATGAGATTACTTATCTAAATTTGGCAGCCTTATATATAGAAATGAGTGAATATAAAAAGGCTATTCAGACCTATGATAGGATGGAGAAAGAACTAGGACTCAACCAAAATGTGATTAGACAAAAACAAATTTTGTATCTACAGATGGAAGATGAAGAAGCAGCAGTAAAAGAAGGAGAAAAATTAATCTTAGAGTTTCCCAATGTAGTAGAGTTCAGATTAGCACAAGCAGAACTACTACTTAGTCAAAAAAAATATGCTGATGCAGAAAGGCTTTTGACAGAAATAAAATTAGGAGAAGATGATTTTCCAGCTAAAGCTCATCTATTGTTAGCTCAAATTTATCATCAACAAGAAAAGTTAGAACAAGAGGCTCAAAGTCTGAAAAAGGCATTTGAATCTTCAGAAATGGAGATAGAACCCAAACTTAGCCTTCTTATGGGACTGTATCAGAGTGCTAACCCAAATACAGAAAAAGGAAAAAACACAGTATTAATGAGTATAGACCTTGCCAAAACTCTGACAAAAGTTCACTCTCAAACCTCTTCTTCTTTTGGAATACTGGGAGACCTTCTATTACAACAAAAAGAATATAAGCAAGCATTTGAAGCCTATAAAGAAGCCCTAAAAATAGAGCCAAACAATTATTCGTTATGGGAACGCACTACTCAACTTGCACTAGAATCTAAAAATTATGAATATGCTATTTCTACAAGTGAAGATGCTTTAGAATATTTTCCCAATCAGCCAAACCTGTGGTTTTTGAACGGAATAGCGTATATGTCTAGCTCAAAGAATGAAGAGGCAATTACTTCATTAGAGCAAGGAAAACGAATGGTTTTTAACAACCCAGAACTTTTGAGCCAGTTCGAATCACAATTAGGAGATATTCATTATAAAAATAAAAGCTACCAAAAAGCAGATGCTGCCTATGAAAGAGCTTTAAAACAAAATCCAAACAATGCTCATGCGTTAAATAATTATTCCTATTATTTATCTTTAAGAGAAGAAAAAATGGATGTAGCTACTCAGCTAGGGGAAAGACTTGTCAAACTCTACCCCAACAATCCGACTTACTTAGATACCTATGGTTGGATATTATATGTCAATAAAGATTATAAAGAGGCTGAAAAATATTTGGCTTTAGCTGCTCAAACTACTAAAAGTGCTACCATTTTTGAACATTATGGCGATGTGCTTTTCAAATTAGGAAAAAAAGAAGACGCTATCCTACAATGGAAAAAGGCTTATGCACTAGATGCGACCAACGATGAGCTAAAGGAAAAAATAACAAAAGAGGAAGAAAGATAG
- a CDS encoding ribonucleoside-diphosphate reductase small subunit: MSNTNSKELLHEPLLAENPNRFVLFPIKHDDIWQMYKQAEASFWTAEEIDLSNDMKDWEAMNENEQHFVKHVLAFFAASDGIVNENLVVNFMKEVQLPEARCFYGFQVMMENIHAETYSLLIDTYIKGSKEKDYLFNALENLDCVAKKGEWALRWIESENFAERLIAFAAVEGIFFSGSFCSIFWLKKRGLMPGLSFSNELISRDEGLHCDFACLLYNNYIQNKLPKERIIQIITDAVKIEQEFVTDAIPVSLIGMNADLMNQYIEFVADRLLGELGCEKQYNSKNPFPFMEMISLQGKTNFFEKRVAEYQKAGVMNGNDDTPKFSLDEDF; this comes from the coding sequence ATGTCAAATACAAATTCTAAAGAACTTTTACACGAACCTTTACTTGCCGAAAACCCAAATCGTTTTGTACTTTTTCCTATCAAACACGATGATATTTGGCAAATGTACAAACAAGCTGAAGCTAGCTTTTGGACAGCCGAAGAGATAGACCTTTCCAACGATATGAAGGATTGGGAAGCAATGAATGAAAACGAACAGCATTTTGTAAAGCACGTACTAGCATTTTTTGCTGCCTCTGATGGGATTGTAAATGAAAATTTAGTAGTTAATTTCATGAAGGAAGTACAACTTCCTGAAGCTCGTTGTTTTTATGGTTTTCAAGTGATGATGGAAAATATCCATGCTGAAACTTACTCACTTCTTATTGATACTTATATTAAAGGTTCAAAGGAGAAAGATTATTTATTCAATGCTTTAGAAAACTTAGATTGTGTTGCTAAAAAAGGAGAGTGGGCATTGCGTTGGATTGAAAGTGAAAACTTTGCAGAGCGTCTGATTGCTTTTGCTGCTGTAGAAGGAATTTTCTTTAGTGGTTCGTTTTGTTCTATTTTTTGGCTCAAAAAACGTGGTTTAATGCCAGGGCTTAGTTTTTCCAATGAGCTTATTTCAAGAGATGAAGGTTTGCACTGCGATTTTGCTTGTCTTTTATACAACAATTACATCCAAAACAAACTTCCAAAAGAACGCATTATTCAAATTATTACTGATGCTGTAAAGATTGAGCAGGAATTTGTAACTGATGCTATTCCAGTAAGTTTGATAGGAATGAATGCTGACCTAATGAACCAATACATTGAGTTTGTAGCTGACAGACTTTTAGGAGAACTTGGTTGTGAGAAGCAATACAACAGTAAAAACCCTTTTCCTTTTATGGAAATGATTAGTTTGCAAGGCAAAACAAATTTCTTTGAGAAACGTGTAGCAGAATACCAAAAAGCTGGCGTAATGAATGGAAACGACGATACGCCTAAGTTTTCGTTAGATGAAGATTTTTAA
- a CDS encoding DUF3467 domain-containing protein, with the protein MSNPTNNNPEQQINIELTEEMAEGTYANLVMIAHSQSEFFLDFVRLVPGAPKAKVQSRIILTPDHAKRLLHTLKDSVDKYEASMGKISVQEEANQFPLNFGGTVGEA; encoded by the coding sequence ATGAGCAACCCAACAAACAACAATCCAGAGCAACAAATCAATATAGAATTGACCGAAGAAATGGCAGAAGGTACTTATGCTAATTTGGTAATGATAGCGCATTCACAGAGCGAGTTTTTTTTAGATTTTGTAAGACTTGTACCTGGTGCGCCAAAAGCAAAAGTACAATCAAGAATTATTCTTACGCCAGACCACGCCAAGCGTTTGTTACATACTTTAAAAGATAGCGTTGATAAATATGAAGCCTCTATGGGTAAAATTTCTGTTCAAGAAGAAGCTAATCAATTTCCTTTAAATTTTGGAGGAACAGTAGGAGAAGCATAG
- a CDS encoding sugar nucleotidyltransferase, whose amino-acid sequence MKIIIPMAGRGSRLRPHTLTVPKPLVPVVGKPIVERLVEDLARSSEEKIEEIAFIIGDFGEEAEQALLKVAENVGSKGKIYHQDKPLGTAHAIMCAKESLEGNVIVAFADTLFKADFSINTNHDGVIWVQKVADPSAYGVVQLDSEGVINNFVEKPKEFVSDLAIIGIYYFRDGEYLRSELQYVIDNNIKDKGEYQLTTALENMRQKGTKFRTGQVEEWLDCGNKDAVVFTNQRYLEYLKERKTETLVSEKANIENSVIIEPVFLAEGVHLKNSVVGPHVSVGKNTHIHNSRVQNSVIQSDTLVEEALLENTMLGNFVKYNGKSENISLGDYSEVKK is encoded by the coding sequence GTGAAAATAATTATCCCAATGGCAGGACGTGGTTCTCGTCTGCGCCCTCATACTCTAACCGTTCCCAAGCCTTTAGTTCCAGTAGTTGGGAAACCTATTGTAGAACGCTTAGTGGAAGATTTAGCTCGTAGTTCGGAAGAAAAAATTGAAGAAATTGCCTTCATTATCGGAGATTTTGGCGAAGAAGCCGAACAAGCTCTTTTAAAAGTAGCTGAAAATGTAGGTTCGAAAGGTAAAATCTATCATCAAGACAAACCTCTAGGAACTGCTCACGCCATTATGTGTGCAAAAGAATCTTTGGAAGGAAATGTGATTGTTGCCTTTGCAGACACACTTTTTAAAGCAGATTTTTCGATTAATACGAATCACGATGGTGTTATTTGGGTACAAAAAGTTGCCGACCCATCAGCGTATGGAGTTGTTCAGTTAGATAGTGAAGGGGTCATCAATAACTTTGTAGAAAAACCAAAAGAATTTGTTTCAGATTTAGCCATTATTGGTATTTATTATTTCAGAGATGGCGAATATTTGCGTTCTGAATTGCAATATGTTATTGACAATAATATCAAAGATAAAGGCGAGTATCAACTCACAACAGCATTAGAAAATATGCGCCAAAAAGGTACAAAATTCCGTACTGGACAGGTAGAAGAATGGCTAGATTGTGGCAATAAAGATGCAGTAGTGTTTACCAATCAACGTTATTTGGAATATTTGAAAGAACGCAAAACAGAAACTTTGGTTTCTGAAAAGGCAAATATTGAAAACTCTGTAATTATTGAGCCTGTATTTTTAGCAGAAGGTGTACATTTGAAAAATAGTGTGGTTGGTCCTCACGTTTCGGTAGGAAAAAACACACATATTCACAATAGTAGAGTACAAAACTCTGTTATTCAATCAGATACACTTGTTGAAGAGGCTTTATTAGAAAATACAATGCTAGGTAATTTCGTAAAATATAATGGAAAATCTGAAAATATTAGTTTAGGAGATTATTCAGAAGTAAAGAAATAA
- a CDS encoding helix-turn-helix domain-containing protein — protein MEDYNKIIESLSIRYVRAKKTVATIPMRIKHFYDIDNSLIFLHKGILRFGANNQLVKEGETLFLPAGNYTTLTFGEAEKYDIISPDDLLQKNAIHLQTYHDQEGEALFSQVVLDARVFGSVSFFTSLDLPPFVFKKATKINDLIQEIVNEEEEEKIGSSRMLVLNTEKLVVEMIRFVLEERLFVEKLATNSTYFKDPRLIHLFTYIRENLDTDLSNKVLASIANVSEDYVGQYFKLLTGINPQDYIEYQRMDKAVELLRTSKKSVRSIGVEVGYKDTAYFCRRFKMMFGIPAGKMRKRDSLLNVQQQEEQEAL, from the coding sequence ATGGAAGACTATAATAAGATTATCGAATCTCTAAGCATCCGATACGTACGAGCAAAAAAAACGGTGGCTACTATTCCGATGCGTATCAAACATTTTTATGATATAGACAATTCACTTATCTTTTTACATAAGGGAATTTTGCGTTTTGGAGCAAATAATCAATTAGTAAAAGAAGGAGAAACGCTTTTCTTACCTGCAGGCAATTATACTACACTGACTTTTGGAGAAGCCGAAAAATACGATATTATTTCTCCTGATGATTTATTACAAAAAAATGCAATTCACCTACAAACCTACCATGACCAAGAAGGAGAAGCTTTGTTTTCTCAAGTGGTGTTAGATGCTCGTGTTTTTGGCTCTGTAAGTTTCTTTACTTCGCTTGATTTGCCTCCTTTTGTTTTCAAAAAAGCTACTAAAATCAATGATTTGATTCAAGAAATTGTAAATGAAGAGGAAGAAGAAAAGATTGGAAGTTCTAGAATGTTGGTCTTGAATACAGAAAAATTGGTAGTAGAGATGATTCGTTTTGTATTGGAAGAGCGTTTGTTTGTAGAAAAACTAGCTACTAACAGTACTTATTTTAAAGACCCTCGTCTTATTCATCTGTTCACTTATATTAGAGAAAACCTTGATACAGACCTTTCTAATAAAGTATTGGCAAGCATCGCCAATGTTTCAGAAGATTATGTAGGGCAATATTTTAAACTCCTCACAGGCATCAATCCTCAAGATTATATTGAATACCAGCGTATGGATAAGGCTGTTGAGCTTCTCCGTACATCCAAGAAAAGTGTGCGTAGCATTGGTGTTGAGGTAGGCTACAAAGATACTGCTTACTTCTGTCGTCGTTTCAAAATGATGTTTGGTATTCCAGCAGGCAAGATGCGTAAGCGTGATTCTCTACTTAATGTACAACAACAAGAAGAGCAAGAAGCCTTGTAA